In the Campylobacter concisus genome, one interval contains:
- the rpoB gene encoding DNA-directed RNA polymerase subunit beta: MLNSLYSGNRLRVDFSNVVKEIDVPNLLQLQKKSFDNFLNLNNNQTESGIEKVFKSIFPIHDPQNRLTLEYVGSEIGKPKYTIRECIERGLTYSVNLKMKIRLIVHEKDDKTGDKVGVKDIKEQEIFIREIPLMTDRISFIINGVERVVVNQLHRSPGVIFKQEESATVANKLIYTAQIIPDRGSWLHFEYDTKDILYVRINKRRKVPVTILFRALGYKKQDIIKLFYPIQNLIIKNNKFLTLFNPEDYLGRVEYDIKNEDGEILHQAGKRLTKKKADKLIEDGVKFVEYPVEALIGRYLANPVINTESGEILYDTLSALDENKLAKILAEHESIEIINNSAAGVDDAIINSFIADNDMLKVLKQTEGVDDENDLAAIRIYKVMRPGEPVVKEAAKSFVNDMLFNPERYDLTKVGRMKMNHKLSLDVPEYVTLLTSEDIIKTAKYLIKVKNGQGHIDDRDHLGNRRIRSIGELLASELHLGFVKMQKAIRDKFTSLSNNTEEIMPYDLINPKMITATIMEFFTGGQLSQFMDQTNPLSEVTHKRRLSALGEGGLVKERAGFEVRDVHPTHYGRICPVETPEGQNIGLINTLSTYAKVNDLGFVEAPYKKVIDGKVTDEIVYLTATQEEGNVIAPASTKLDENGYIVEDLIEVRKDGEMMLARREDVTLIDLCSGMIAGVAASLIPFLEHDDANRALMGSNMQRQAVPLLRSTAPIVGTGMESVIARDAWESVKAKRSGVVEKVDNKNIFILGEDEAGPYIDHYSLEKNLRTNQNTTFSQHPIVKKGDEIVAGQIIADGPSMEKGELAIGKNALIAFMPWNGYNYEDAIVISEKMIREDAFTSVHIYEKEIEARELKDGVEEITKDIPNVKEEELMHLDESGIVKIGTEIKPGMILVGKVSPKGEVKPTPEERLLRAIFGEKAGHVVNKSLYASASMEGVVVDVKIFTKKGYEKDSRTNKAYEEEKTLLEKEHHDRLLMLDREEMLKVTALLSKNPLASDQEVNKKEYKKGSKINKADLENINRFTLNAIVKSFSKDIQKKYDELKNYFQNEKKKLKEEHDAKIEILEKDDILPSGVVKLVKVYIATKRKLKVGDKMAGRHGNKGIVSNIVREVDMPYLPSGQIVDIVLNPLGVPSRMNIGQILESHLGLVGYRLGEQINEIFETKKGEWIKELRAKMIEIAGVAKLMDAKKALGKMSDEKLLEYAKDWSNGVRFATPIFEGVKADEFAKLFEMAKIDSDGKTELYDGRTGSKIRERVNVGCMYMLKLHHLVDEKVHARSTGPYSLVTQQPVGGKALFGGQRFGEMEVWALEAYGAAHTLREMLTVKSDDVEGRLSAYKALTRGENVPETGIPETFFVLTNELKSLALDVEVYDEDETNETN, from the coding sequence ATGTTAAATAGCTTATACTCAGGAAATCGTCTTAGGGTTGACTTCTCTAATGTCGTTAAGGAGATAGACGTTCCGAACCTACTACAACTACAAAAAAAGAGCTTTGATAATTTTTTAAATCTAAATAACAATCAAACAGAAAGCGGTATAGAAAAAGTTTTCAAATCAATCTTTCCAATACATGATCCGCAAAATCGTTTGACTTTAGAATATGTTGGCTCAGAAATTGGAAAACCAAAGTATACGATCAGAGAGTGTATAGAAAGAGGTCTTACATACTCTGTAAATTTAAAGATGAAAATACGTCTTATCGTTCATGAGAAAGATGATAAGACAGGTGATAAAGTCGGTGTTAAAGATATAAAAGAACAAGAAATTTTTATACGCGAAATTCCACTAATGACTGATAGAATTTCATTTATTATAAATGGTGTTGAGCGTGTTGTTGTAAATCAACTCCATAGAAGTCCAGGTGTTATTTTTAAACAAGAAGAGAGTGCGACTGTTGCAAATAAATTAATTTATACAGCTCAAATAATACCTGATCGTGGCTCTTGGCTACATTTCGAATATGACACAAAAGATATTTTATATGTTAGGATAAATAAACGTAGAAAAGTGCCAGTAACTATATTATTTAGGGCGCTTGGATATAAAAAACAAGACATTATTAAGTTGTTTTATCCAATACAAAATTTAATTATTAAAAATAACAAATTTTTAACTCTTTTTAATCCTGAAGATTACTTGGGAAGAGTTGAATATGATATAAAAAACGAAGATGGAGAAATTCTTCACCAAGCAGGCAAGCGTCTGACTAAGAAAAAAGCTGATAAGTTGATCGAGGATGGCGTAAAATTTGTTGAATACCCAGTTGAAGCACTTATTGGTAGATACTTGGCAAATCCTGTAATAAATACAGAGAGTGGAGAAATTTTATATGATACATTATCTGCTCTTGACGAGAATAAACTTGCGAAAATTTTAGCTGAGCATGAAAGTATTGAGATTATAAATAACTCCGCTGCTGGTGTTGATGATGCAATTATAAATTCTTTCATAGCTGACAACGATATGCTTAAGGTTTTAAAACAAACTGAGGGCGTTGATGATGAAAATGATCTTGCGGCTATTAGAATTTATAAGGTTATGAGACCAGGAGAGCCAGTTGTAAAAGAGGCTGCAAAGAGTTTTGTAAATGATATGTTATTTAATCCTGAGAGATACGATTTAACAAAAGTTGGTCGTATGAAAATGAATCATAAGCTCTCTCTTGATGTGCCAGAATACGTTACTTTACTAACAAGTGAAGATATTATAAAAACTGCAAAATATCTTATAAAAGTTAAAAATGGACAAGGTCACATTGATGACCGTGATCATCTTGGCAACCGCCGTATAAGATCAATTGGTGAGCTACTCGCTAGTGAACTTCACCTTGGTTTTGTAAAGATGCAAAAGGCGATCCGCGACAAATTTACAAGCTTAAGCAATAATACTGAAGAGATTATGCCATACGACCTTATTAATCCAAAAATGATTACTGCCACAATTATGGAATTTTTCACAGGCGGTCAGCTAAGCCAGTTTATGGATCAGACAAACCCACTTAGTGAAGTTACTCACAAGCGCCGTCTATCTGCACTTGGCGAGGGTGGCTTAGTAAAAGAGCGTGCTGGCTTTGAGGTGCGTGACGTTCACCCAACCCACTACGGTAGAATTTGTCCGGTTGAGACTCCAGAAGGCCAAAATATTGGTCTTATCAATACGCTTTCAACCTATGCAAAAGTGAATGATCTTGGCTTTGTTGAAGCTCCTTACAAAAAAGTTATAGATGGCAAAGTGACTGATGAGATAGTTTATTTAACCGCAACTCAAGAAGAGGGCAATGTTATAGCTCCAGCATCAACTAAACTTGATGAAAATGGATACATCGTTGAGGACTTGATTGAGGTTAGAAAAGATGGCGAGATGATGCTTGCGCGTAGAGAAGATGTTACTCTGATTGACCTTTGTTCTGGTATGATAGCTGGTGTTGCGGCTTCACTTATTCCATTCCTAGAGCATGATGATGCTAACCGTGCTCTCATGGGCTCAAACATGCAACGTCAGGCAGTGCCACTACTTCGCTCAACTGCTCCTATTGTTGGAACAGGTATGGAAAGCGTTATCGCAAGAGATGCATGGGAAAGCGTAAAAGCAAAACGTAGTGGTGTGGTTGAAAAGGTTGATAATAAAAATATATTCATTTTAGGCGAAGACGAAGCTGGTCCATATATCGATCACTACTCTTTGGAGAAAAATTTAAGAACAAACCAAAATACGACTTTTTCTCAACATCCGATAGTTAAAAAAGGTGATGAAATCGTTGCCGGTCAAATAATTGCTGACGGTCCAAGTATGGAAAAAGGCGAGCTAGCGATTGGTAAAAACGCACTAATAGCATTTATGCCTTGGAATGGCTATAACTACGAAGACGCGATCGTCATTAGTGAAAAAATGATACGTGAAGACGCCTTTACAAGTGTTCATATCTATGAAAAAGAGATCGAGGCTCGTGAGCTAAAAGATGGAGTTGAAGAGATAACAAAAGATATACCAAACGTCAAAGAAGAGGAGCTTATGCACCTTGATGAGAGCGGTATTGTCAAAATTGGTACAGAGATCAAACCTGGCATGATTCTTGTTGGCAAAGTATCTCCAAAAGGCGAAGTTAAACCAACTCCAGAAGAAAGATTACTACGTGCGATCTTTGGTGAAAAGGCTGGCCACGTGGTAAATAAATCGCTCTACGCTTCAGCTTCGATGGAAGGCGTGGTTGTTGATGTTAAAATTTTCACCAAAAAAGGTTATGAAAAAGATAGCAGAACAAATAAAGCTTACGAAGAAGAGAAGACTCTTTTAGAAAAAGAACATCACGATAGACTACTTATGCTAGACCGCGAAGAGATGCTAAAAGTTACAGCACTTCTTTCTAAAAATCCACTAGCAAGTGATCAAGAGGTAAATAAAAAAGAGTATAAAAAGGGCTCAAAGATCAATAAGGCCGATCTTGAAAATATAAATAGGTTTACTCTAAATGCTATCGTTAAAAGCTTTTCAAAAGATATCCAAAAGAAATATGACGAGCTAAAAAATTACTTCCAAAATGAGAAGAAAAAGCTCAAAGAAGAGCATGATGCTAAGATAGAAATTTTAGAAAAAGATGACATTTTACCAAGTGGCGTTGTAAAACTTGTAAAGGTTTATATAGCTACAAAACGCAAACTAAAAGTCGGCGATAAGATGGCTGGACGTCACGGTAACAAAGGTATCGTTTCAAATATAGTTAGAGAAGTAGATATGCCTTATCTTCCAAGTGGTCAGATCGTAGACATCGTGCTAAACCCACTTGGCGTTCCAAGCCGTATGAACATTGGTCAAATTTTAGAGAGCCACCTTGGTCTTGTTGGCTACCGCTTAGGCGAGCAGATAAATGAAATTTTTGAAACCAAAAAAGGCGAGTGGATAAAAGAGCTAAGAGCTAAGATGATAGAGATAGCAGGTGTTGCTAAGCTAATGGATGCTAAAAAAGCTCTTGGTAAGATGAGTGATGAGAAGCTTCTTGAATATGCAAAAGATTGGAGTAATGGCGTAAGATTTGCAACTCCGATTTTTGAAGGCGTTAAGGCTGACGAATTTGCAAAACTATTTGAGATGGCAAAGATAGATAGCGATGGTAAAACTGAGCTATACGATGGACGCACAGGCTCAAAGATAAGAGAACGTGTTAATGTTGGTTGTATGTATATGCTAAAACTTCACCACTTGGTTGATGAGAAAGTTCACGCAAGAAGTACTGGACCATATAGCCTTGTTACACAGCAACCTGTCGGTGGTAAGGCACTATTTGGTGGTCAAAGGTTTGGTGAGATGGAGGTTTGGGCACTTGAGGCTTATGGTGCTGCTCATACACTAAGAGAGATGCTAACTGTAAAATCAGATGATGTTGAGGGAAGACTTTCTGCTTACAAAGCTTTAACAAGAGGTGAAAACGTTCCTGAGACTGGTATCCCTGAGACGTTCTTTGTTCTAACAAACGAGCTAAAATCACTAGCTCTTGATGTGGAAGTATATGATGAGGATGAGACAAATGAAACTAACTAA
- the rplL gene encoding 50S ribosomal protein L7/L12, translated as MAITKEDVLEFISNLSVLELSELVKEFEEKFGVSAAPVMVAGGAVAAGGAAAAAEEKTEFNIVLVDSGDKKINVIKVVRALTGLGLKEAKDAVEGTPSVLKEGVSKDEAEAAKKELEEAGAKVELK; from the coding sequence ATGGCAATTACTAAAGAAGATGTATTAGAGTTTATATCTAATCTTTCTGTACTTGAACTTAGTGAACTTGTAAAAGAGTTCGAAGAGAAATTTGGTGTTAGCGCAGCTCCTGTAATGGTAGCTGGTGGTGCTGTTGCAGCAGGCGGTGCAGCAGCTGCAGCAGAGGAGAAAACAGAATTTAACATTGTCTTGGTTGATTCTGGTGATAAGAAAATCAACGTTATTAAAGTTGTTAGAGCGCTTACTGGTCTTGGTCTTAAAGAAGCCAAAGACGCAGTTGAGGGAACACCATCTGTTCTTAAAGAAGGCGTTAGCAAAGATGAGGCTGAGGCAGCTAAAAAAGAGCTTGAAGAAGCTGGTGCTAAGGTTGAACTTAAATAA
- the rplJ gene encoding 50S ribosomal protein L10: MTRNEKTEVVAKLESEFKTAEAIVVCDYRGLSVKKLEVLRNSAKEQNVKVQVIKNTLANIALKNSDKVGMELKDTNIYLWSEDQLAVTKVAAKFEESNADLFKIKTAYIDGEVASVDKVKALSKMPSRDELIAMLLQVWNAPIQNFTIGLNALKEKKEQSA; the protein is encoded by the coding sequence GTGACACGTAACGAAAAAACTGAAGTTGTTGCAAAATTAGAGAGTGAATTTAAAACTGCTGAAGCTATTGTAGTTTGTGACTATCGTGGCCTTTCAGTAAAGAAACTTGAAGTTTTAAGAAATTCTGCTAAAGAACAAAATGTAAAAGTTCAGGTTATTAAAAATACTCTTGCAAATATTGCTCTTAAAAATTCTGATAAAGTCGGAATGGAACTCAAAGATACAAATATCTATCTTTGGAGCGAAGATCAATTAGCAGTAACTAAAGTGGCCGCAAAATTTGAAGAGTCTAATGCTGATCTTTTCAAAATAAAAACAGCTTATATTGATGGCGAAGTTGCTAGCGTTGATAAAGTTAAAGCTCTATCTAAAATGCCTAGCCGTGATGAGCTTATTGCGATGCTTTTACAAGTTTGGAATGCGCCAATTCAAAATTTTACAATTGGTTTGAATGCGCTTAAAGAGAAAAAAGAACAATCAGCTTAA